The following coding sequences lie in one Pseudomonas sp. B33.4 genomic window:
- the plsB gene encoding glycerol-3-phosphate 1-O-acyltransferase PlsB: protein MTRSPFRRLVFGTLRRLLYLWVRSETINQSSFTLNLDRSRPVFYVLQNPSLTDLAVLDTECTKAGLPRPVLPVSVGSLIEPAAFFYLTPDPDWLGRQDKRGAPPTLTRLVSALTQNAAEDAQIIPVSVFWGQSPDSENSPWKLLFADSWAVTGRLRRLLSIIVLGRKTRVQFSAPIHLRELIEHNKGHERTVRMAQRILRVHFRNLKAAVIGPDISHRRNLVKGLLNQPLVKQAILDEAERENISAEKAKAQALRYGNEIASDYTYTAIRFLEVVLSWFWNKIYDGIKVNHIEGVQKVAQGHEVIYVPCHRSHIDYLLLSYLLFRNGLTPPHIAAGINLNMPVIGSLLRRGGAFFMRRTFKGNPLYTSVFNEYLHTLFTKGFPVEYFVEGGRSRTGRMLQPKTGMLAITMRSFLRSSRMPIVFVPVYIGYERVLEGRTYLGELRGASKKKESIFDIFKVIGALKQRFGQVAVNFGEPIKLAEFLDAEQPDWRQQELGPQFKPAWLNETTNRLGEKVAQHLNEAAAINPVNLVALALLSTTRLALDDRAMARVLDLYLALLRKVPYSPHTTLPEGDGRALIEHVKDMDLLAEQNDALGKILYLDEQNAVLMTYYRNNVLHIFALPALLASFFQSASRMSREQILRYTRALYPYLQSELFIRWTLDELDGVVDQWLEAFVEQGLLRFEKDVYLRPAPSSRHFVLLTLLSKSIAQTLQRFYMTVSLLLNSGQNSISAEELEDLCTVMAQRLSILHGLNAPEFFDKSLFRHFIQTMLDLDVLRRDEAGKLSYHELLGELAEGAAKRVLPAEIRLSIRQVALHRSEDAADQVVTQPEI from the coding sequence ATGACCCGTTCCCCGTTCCGCCGTCTTGTGTTTGGCACCTTGCGCCGACTGTTGTACCTCTGGGTCCGCTCGGAGACGATCAACCAGTCGTCGTTCACCCTCAACCTCGACCGCAGTCGTCCGGTGTTCTACGTCCTGCAAAACCCTTCGCTGACCGATCTGGCCGTGCTCGACACCGAGTGCACCAAGGCCGGCCTGCCGCGTCCGGTGCTGCCGGTGTCGGTGGGTTCGCTGATCGAACCGGCGGCGTTTTTCTACCTGACGCCGGACCCAGACTGGCTCGGTCGCCAGGACAAACGCGGCGCGCCGCCAACCCTGACTCGCCTTGTCAGCGCACTGACGCAGAACGCTGCTGAAGATGCGCAGATCATTCCGGTCAGCGTGTTCTGGGGCCAATCGCCGGACAGCGAAAACAGTCCGTGGAAGCTGTTGTTCGCCGACAGCTGGGCCGTCACCGGGCGCCTGCGTCGTCTGCTGAGCATCATTGTTCTCGGGCGTAAAACCCGCGTGCAATTCTCGGCGCCGATTCACCTGCGCGAGCTGATCGAGCACAACAAGGGCCACGAACGCACCGTGCGCATGGCCCAGCGAATCCTGCGCGTACACTTCCGTAATCTGAAAGCAGCGGTCATCGGCCCGGATATTTCCCACCGTCGCAACCTGGTCAAAGGTCTGCTCAACCAGCCACTGGTCAAGCAAGCGATCCTCGACGAAGCCGAGCGCGAAAACATCTCCGCGGAGAAAGCCAAGGCCCAGGCCCTGCGTTACGGCAACGAGATCGCCTCGGACTACACCTACACCGCGATCCGCTTCCTCGAAGTGGTGCTCAGCTGGTTCTGGAACAAGATCTACGACGGCATCAAGGTCAACCACATCGAAGGCGTGCAGAAGGTCGCCCAGGGTCACGAAGTGATCTACGTGCCGTGCCACCGCAGCCACATCGACTACCTGCTGCTCTCGTATTTGCTGTTCCGCAACGGCCTGACTCCGCCGCACATCGCCGCCGGGATCAACCTGAACATGCCGGTGATCGGCAGCCTGCTGCGCCGTGGCGGCGCGTTCTTCATGCGCCGCACGTTCAAGGGCAATCCGCTGTACACCTCGGTGTTTAACGAATACCTGCACACGCTGTTCACCAAAGGTTTCCCGGTCGAGTACTTCGTTGAGGGTGGGCGCTCGCGCACCGGGCGCATGCTGCAACCGAAAACCGGCATGCTCGCCATTACGATGCGCAGCTTCCTGCGTTCGTCGCGCATGCCGATCGTGTTTGTGCCGGTGTACATCGGTTACGAGCGCGTACTGGAAGGTCGCACCTACCTCGGCGAGCTGCGCGGGGCGAGCAAGAAGAAAGAATCGATCTTCGACATCTTCAAAGTCATCGGCGCGCTCAAGCAGCGTTTCGGTCAGGTCGCCGTCAACTTCGGCGAGCCGATCAAACTGGCGGAATTCCTCGACGCCGAGCAACCGGACTGGCGCCAACAGGAACTCGGCCCACAGTTCAAACCGGCGTGGCTCAACGAAACCACCAATCGTCTCGGCGAGAAAGTCGCGCAGCACTTGAACGAAGCGGCGGCGATCAACCCGGTCAACCTGGTGGCACTGGCACTGCTGTCGACCACGCGTCTGGCGCTGGATGATCGCGCCATGGCGCGGGTGCTCGATCTGTATCTGGCGCTGCTGCGCAAAGTCCCGTACTCGCCACACACCACGCTGCCGGAAGGTGATGGCCGCGCGCTGATCGAGCATGTGAAGGACATGGACCTGCTCGCCGAGCAGAACGATGCGCTGGGCAAGATTCTCTATCTGGACGAGCAGAACGCCGTCCTGATGACTTACTACCGCAACAACGTGCTGCACATCTTCGCCCTGCCGGCGCTGTTGGCGAGCTTCTTCCAGAGCGCCTCGCGCATGAGCCGCGAACAGATTCTGCGCTATACCCGCGCGCTGTATCCGTACTTGCAGTCGGAGCTGTTCATTCGCTGGACGCTGGACGAGCTGGACGGTGTGGTCGATCAGTGGCTGGAAGCATTCGTCGAGCAAGGCCTGCTGCGTTTCGAGAAAGATGTGTACCTGCGTCCGGCGCCAAGTTCGCGGCATTTTGTGTTGCTGACGCTGCTCTCGAAGAGCATCGCGCAGACCTTGCAGCGCTTCTACATGACCGTGTCCTTGCTACTCAACAGCGGCCAGAACAGCATCAGCGCCGAAGAGCTTGAAGACCTCTGCACCGTGATGGCCCAGCGCCTGTCGATCCTCCACGGCCTCAATGCCCCGGAGTTCTTCGACAAGAGCCTGTTCCGTCACTTCATCCAGACGATGCTCGACCTCGACGTGCTGCGGCGCGACGAGGCCGGAAAACTGAGTTATCACGAACTGCTCGGAGAACTCGCCGAAGGTGCGGCCAAACGCGTGTTGCCGGCGGAGATTCGCCTGTCGATCCGTCAGGTCGCGCTGCATCGCAGTGAGGATGCTGCCGATCAGGTCGTCACTCAACCCGAGATATGA
- a CDS encoding YbaY family lipoprotein, whose product MKKLTLLAAATLLSACQSTTPAGKVGLDGEVFYLQRIALPPSATLSVSLQDVSLADAPAVVLDEQKGPVKGQVPLPFHLSYDPAQVKPGHRYSVSARIEVNGELMFITTENHAVQLDGNDPQPLKIRVDAVR is encoded by the coding sequence ATGAAAAAACTGACTCTGCTCGCCGCCGCTACGCTGCTCAGCGCCTGCCAATCGACCACACCTGCCGGCAAGGTCGGCCTCGACGGTGAAGTGTTCTACCTGCAGCGCATCGCCCTGCCACCGAGCGCGACCCTCAGCGTCAGCCTGCAAGACGTCTCGCTGGCCGATGCGCCTGCCGTCGTACTGGACGAGCAAAAAGGCCCGGTCAAAGGCCAGGTGCCGCTGCCCTTCCATTTGAGCTACGATCCGGCGCAGGTCAAACCGGGCCACCGTTATTCGGTAAGCGCGCGCATTGAAGTCAACGGCGAACTGATGTTCATCACCACCGAAAACCACGCCGTGCAACTCGACGGCAACGACCCGCAGCCGCTGAAAATCCGCGTCGACGCCGTTCGTTAA